Genomic DNA from Calditrichota bacterium:
CTCCAGCCGGGATGGCGGGCGCGTCAGGATGGTTCGAATGGTTCCGGAGGCCGATTCCCCGGCCACGCTGTCTCCCGGAACCAGAACGACCAGCAGCGGGATGTGCACAAAAAGCGTGTTCATCAGCATTCGTGACACGAACATCCCGTTAAAAACATGTCCAATGACGATGAAATTCTCCTGAATGGCTTTTAACGCCGGGGAATTCAGGACGAATTCACCCCCGCTCAGTTTCATGGCAATGAAAAAAAGCGGCAGAAAAAAACCGATGGTGGCAAATCCGATGTACGTTCGCCACCGTCGAAAGGTTTTAATCCATTCAATTTTTACGAGTGTCCACATCTTCAGCCTGTTTTAAGATTGAAAGATAGAAATCCTCAAGGGATGTTTTGGGCGTTAGTTCAAATACGGGTATGTGGGACTGAACCAGCCGTTCGTTGATCTCCGGGATTTTCGTGTAGTCGACCTGGATTTTCAAGGCCCCCTCCTGAATCTCAACCTCCTTGCTGAAACCGGATTGGATGAGAACCGACTGCGCGCGTGCCAGCTCCGGTGTCCGGATGGTCAGTGTGGTTTTTCCGCTTTTCAAGAGCTCTTGCACATCGCCCTGAACCAGAATTTCACCGCGATGAATAATGGCCATTCGTGTGCAGATTTGTTCAACCTCGTGAAGCAGGTGAGAGGACAGAAAAATCGTAACCTGTTGCTCGGAAATGGACTGAATGAGCTCACGTACCTCCTTCATTCCCTGAGGGTCAAGGCCAAGAGACGGTTCATCCAAAATCACCAGTTTGGGGTGGTTAAGAAGCGCCTGGGCAATTCCGAGCCGCTGTTTCATTCCCTGAGAATAGACTTTAACGTGATCGTCGGCTCTGTCCCTCAGTTTGACGATCTCCAGTATCTCATCGATACGTTCCGGGGATACGCCCCCTGAGAGGCGGCCCAAGATTTCCAGATTTTTTCGTGCGCTCAGGTAAGGATAAAAATCAGGCCGTTCCACCAGGGCACCGATTTTCAACAGACTCTCCTTTCGAAATTTGGGAAAGGGTTTCCTGAAAAGACGAATTGCGCCGGAGGTTGGCCGAATCAGACCCAGAAGCATGCGAATCGTTGTGCTTTTCCCGGCCCCGTTGGGTCCCAGAAAGCCAAACACATCTCCCTTAAAAACCGAAAGATTGACATCCGATACGGCCGTGCGGGTCCTGAAGGTTTTTGTGAGGCGGGATGTTTCAATGATGGTCTCTTCCGAGCGGGGTGAAGACCGGGTTGAATTTCCAGAATACGTGGTTAAGTTCACTGGAATTCCCTGTTGGTTGGAAATGGCTGGAAATTGCTACATGTTAATCTACTAAAATGGCAGGCGAAAGTCAAGGATATTTCGCCTGGCTTAAATCCCTGTTAACCCGTAATGACCCAAACAGCATGAAGAGGCGTATTCCAAAAATGCCTAAATGGATTTCCATTTCGAAGAAAAATGTCTTGAATTTTACGAAGGATATCCTTAATTTGAGAACGACTATTGAAAGAGGAGGCTCAAATGGAAGAGGAGCTTTTAAACCAGGTGATACGTTTCTTAAAGGGGGAGAAGGATTTCGTTGTGGCTGCAAAAAAGATCTGGAAACACATGGTTGCCCTTCCGAAATGGAGAAATCTGGATTTTGAGGACTTTGTTGACATTCTAAAGCAATCTCCGGAACTGGATGTGATTGGCGATATGAATGAAAACCCGTTCAAGGGTGCGGGATTGACGGATGAGGAAACACAGGAAGAAATCCGAAAAATGGAAGAATTGGGGTACTATTTTGGACCAAGTGTCGTGTTGAAATCGCATGTGCCAACCCCGCAGGAACTGGCTGGATTTTTGGGATCGAAAATTGATCAGGCCTATCACGATCTTCTAAAGGTCTGGGATAATCGGCCTAAAAATGATCCGGAGAGCGAAGATCACCTTCTTGAAATTCTGGCGGAAGTGCAAAGGCTTCGGCGGGAGATCCAGCAGAATCTGGAAAAATCACAATCGACGCAAGAGGATTCCTGATGGAGCAAAAAACACATCTGAAGGCACAACGGGATTTTATCGGACAGGTTCTTGAAATACAGACGGATTATTTCTCGCGGGTCTCGCTCGTCACAAAGGAAGAAATGGTCGTAGATGACTACGGCCTGATTCACGGCGGGTTTACATTTGGTCTGGCCGATTTTGCGGCCATGCTCGCGGTCAATCACCCGAATGTTGTATTGGCTTCCGCTAACGTGCAGTTTACCAAACCGGTAAAATTGGGTGACATTCTGATTGCCATCGGGCAGGTTCTTGAAAAATCCGAATCGGAGCGGCTGGTGCACGTGCAGATTTTTGTGGCCGAACGAACGGTCTTCGAAGGGGATTTCCGGTGCAGGATCCTGTCAAAGCATCCTCTGGCTTAGTCCGCGGCGGGAAGATTTGTTAATAACCCCGCTCGGTATTACACGGGGTGCATCCGGTACGACCGCTTTTGTGCAGATGTTCGGATAGAAAAGGTTGAAAACTGGGAAGGGATTTCCCGGGAGGACGAATGGGCCTGAAACTTTTGGTAGTTGTCATTGCCAGCCTGATTCTTATGGTTTCAATTGATCTTTTTATCGGGTGGTACGAAGGGTATTTGCGGTATCGTTTTTCAAATGACCGCATTATTCTCCAAATTAAACGGTTGTTCTGGATTATCCTGGCCCTGCTGTTCTGGATGAATCTTTCGGCTCGCCGCCTGCTGCCTTCCATTAACGTATCTCACCTGTTGTTTGTGGCATTTATTTTTTGCATCTACGGATTTTTAAGAACATTTTACCAAAAACGGGACGGAGACAAAAAATAGATCGTTTTTTGTTCTGCAAAAATGAATCGGTCAACTCGCAAAAATTAAGGGATGTTTTATGAATCGTGATTCTCTCATTGCCTATCTGAATGATCTGTTGGCGATTGATAATTTTCAGGATTATTGCGTGAATGGGCTTCAGGTAGAAGGAAAGCCGGACGTCCTGAAAATTGCAGGCGGTGTCAGCGTCAGTCAGCGTTTTATTCACCAGGCCATTGATTGGGGAGCGGATTTGGTGCTTTTGCATCACGGGCTTTTCTGGAAAAGCGATCCGTATCCCTTTTATTTGAGGGGTATTCAGAAAAGG
This window encodes:
- a CDS encoding thioesterase, giving the protein MEQKTHLKAQRDFIGQVLEIQTDYFSRVSLVTKEEMVVDDYGLIHGGFTFGLADFAAMLAVNHPNVVLASANVQFTKPVKLGDILIAIGQVLEKSESERLVHVQIFVAERTVFEGDFRCRILSKHPLA
- a CDS encoding ABC transporter ATP-binding protein, with amino-acid sequence MNLTTYSGNSTRSSPRSEETIIETSRLTKTFRTRTAVSDVNLSVFKGDVFGFLGPNGAGKSTTIRMLLGLIRPTSGAIRLFRKPFPKFRKESLLKIGALVERPDFYPYLSARKNLEILGRLSGGVSPERIDEILEIVKLRDRADDHVKVYSQGMKQRLGIAQALLNHPKLVILDEPSLGLDPQGMKEVRELIQSISEQQVTIFLSSHLLHEVEQICTRMAIIHRGEILVQGDVQELLKSGKTTLTIRTPELARAQSVLIQSGFSKEVEIQEGALKIQVDYTKIPEINERLVQSHIPVFELTPKTSLEDFYLSILKQAEDVDTRKN